A genome region from Geminicoccus roseus DSM 18922 includes the following:
- a CDS encoding aminotransferase class V-fold PLP-dependent enzyme has protein sequence MALDLERVRADTPGVQRRAFMHNAGSALMPAPVVRDMKNHLDLEAEIGGYAAAAARAQELEDVYLKVARLLNASADEIALTENATVAWQMAFYALQFGPGDRILTAQAEYAANYVAFLQVARRTGAVIDVVPSDGEGMLDVAALERMIDHRVKLIAVTWVPTNGGLTNPAAEIGQVARAHGIPYLLDACQAVGQMEVDVQALGCDMLSATGRKFLRGPRGTGFLYVRRELMRRLEPPMIDHFAAPWVAMDRYQLREDARRFETWENNYAARLGLGAAVDYALEIGMGPIRERCLHLAGRLRAGLHSLGSARVHDLGRSPSAIVSFTIDGVPAAEVVAAAGRASITIGVSDPASTRLDAEARSLPPVVRASPHYYNSEDEIDQLLDLCTNLPAA, from the coding sequence ATGGCGCTGGATCTGGAGCGGGTCCGGGCCGACACCCCCGGGGTGCAGCGCCGGGCGTTCATGCACAATGCCGGATCTGCCCTGATGCCGGCGCCGGTGGTGCGGGACATGAAGAACCACCTGGACCTGGAAGCCGAGATCGGGGGCTATGCGGCGGCGGCAGCGCGTGCGCAGGAGCTGGAGGACGTCTATCTCAAGGTTGCCCGCCTCCTGAACGCCTCCGCCGACGAGATCGCGCTGACCGAGAACGCGACCGTCGCCTGGCAGATGGCGTTCTATGCGCTGCAGTTCGGCCCGGGCGACCGGATCCTGACGGCGCAGGCCGAGTATGCCGCCAACTATGTCGCCTTCCTGCAGGTGGCGCGGCGGACGGGTGCGGTCATCGACGTGGTCCCGAGCGACGGGGAAGGGATGCTGGACGTCGCCGCCCTGGAACGGATGATCGACCACCGGGTCAAGCTGATCGCCGTCACCTGGGTGCCCACCAATGGCGGCTTGACCAATCCGGCCGCCGAGATCGGGCAAGTCGCGCGTGCCCACGGCATCCCCTACCTCCTCGATGCCTGCCAGGCGGTCGGGCAGATGGAGGTCGACGTCCAGGCGCTGGGCTGCGACATGCTGTCGGCCACCGGACGCAAGTTCCTGCGCGGTCCGCGCGGCACCGGGTTCCTTTATGTTCGGCGGGAGCTGATGCGGCGGCTGGAGCCGCCGATGATCGACCACTTTGCGGCGCCCTGGGTAGCCATGGACCGCTACCAGCTGCGCGAGGACGCGCGGCGCTTCGAGACCTGGGAGAACAATTACGCCGCCAGGCTTGGCCTGGGAGCTGCCGTGGACTATGCGCTGGAGATCGGGATGGGCCCGATCCGGGAGCGTTGCCTGCATCTGGCGGGGCGGCTTCGGGCGGGCCTGCACAGCCTGGGGTCAGCCCGGGTTCATGATCTGGGCAGGTCGCCCAGCGCAATCGTCAGCTTTACGATCGATGGTGTGCCGGCGGCCGAGGTGGTGGCCGCCGCGGGCAGGGCGTCGATCACGATCGGCGTCTCCGACCCGGCCAGCACCAGGCTCGATGCCGAAGCGCGCTCGCTGCCGCCGGTCGTGCGAGCCTCGCCGCACTACTACAACAGCGAGGACGAGATCGACCAGCTGCTGGACCTCTGCACGAACCTGCCGGCGGCCTGA
- the yajC gene encoding preprotein translocase subunit YajC, whose amino-acid sequence MFVKEALAQAAGAPAAGGAFDIVSLLPLVLIFVVFYFLLIRPQQKKMKDHREMIASLKRGDKVITGGGIIGTIVKSDEGKPIMTVEIAPNVRVEVARSTITDKYVDTPPPPANQDKAAPASGGMFGKLLGKK is encoded by the coding sequence ATGTTCGTTAAAGAAGCTCTGGCGCAAGCCGCCGGGGCGCCTGCCGCCGGTGGCGCCTTCGACATCGTGTCGCTGCTGCCGCTCGTTCTGATCTTCGTGGTCTTCTACTTCCTGCTGATCCGTCCGCAGCAGAAGAAGATGAAGGACCATCGCGAGATGATCGCGTCGCTCAAGCGGGGCGACAAGGTGATCACCGGGGGCGGGATCATCGGCACCATCGTCAAGAGCGACGAGGGCAAGCCGATCATGACCGTCGAGATCGCGCCGAACGTGCGGGTCGAGGTCGCCCGGTCGACCATCACCGACAAGTATGTCGACACGCCGCCGCCGCCTGCCAACCAGGACAAGGCCGCGCCGGCCAGTGGCGGCATGTTCGGCAAGCTGCTCGGCAAGAAGTGA
- a CDS encoding CreA family protein, giving the protein MPAALALTLLGTPALAEEVGSFSNDWTGNGVVIEAFPDPEVEGVTCHVAHFSRSLIDRVTKGNWFEDPSNASIACRQTGPLVIGDIETDEEGEEIFSEGKSLVFKSLAVRRIWDDANKTLVYVVYTKQVTDGSAKIAISTVSTFNQEVRRKP; this is encoded by the coding sequence ATGCCGGCTGCCCTGGCCCTCACGCTGCTGGGCACGCCAGCGCTTGCCGAGGAGGTCGGTTCCTTCAGCAACGACTGGACCGGCAACGGCGTCGTCATCGAGGCCTTCCCCGATCCCGAGGTGGAGGGCGTGACCTGCCACGTGGCGCATTTCTCGCGCAGCCTGATCGACCGGGTGACCAAGGGCAACTGGTTCGAGGACCCGTCCAACGCCTCGATCGCCTGCCGGCAGACCGGGCCGCTGGTGATCGGCGACATCGAGACCGACGAGGAAGGCGAGGAGATCTTCAGCGAGGGCAAGAGCCTCGTCTTCAAGTCGCTGGCTGTCCGGCGGATCTGGGACGATGCCAACAAGACCCTGGTCTACGTGGTCTACACCAAGCAGGTCACCGACGGGTCGGCCAAGATCGCGATCAGCACCGTGTCGACCTTCAACCAGGAAGTGCGCCGCAAGCCCTGA
- a CDS encoding superoxide dismutase produces the protein MAFTLPELPYAHDALAPYMGEETLQLHHGKHHQTYVTNLNNLVAGTDLENKSLEEIVLASSKDPAKAGIFNNAGQHWNHNLFWRTMKKGGGGKPGGELLKRIEHDFGSYETFTEQFKQAGVTQFGSGWAWLSLAGDKLKVSKTANGSNPLVDGATPLLGVDVWEHAYYLDYRNRRPDYLSAFLNHLVDWEAVEAELNKATS, from the coding sequence ATGGCTTTTACCCTACCTGAGCTGCCCTACGCGCACGACGCCCTCGCTCCGTACATGGGCGAAGAGACGCTGCAGCTGCACCACGGCAAGCACCACCAGACCTACGTCACCAACCTCAACAACCTCGTCGCCGGCACCGACCTCGAGAACAAGTCGCTCGAGGAGATCGTGCTCGCCTCATCCAAGGACCCGGCCAAGGCCGGCATCTTCAACAACGCCGGCCAGCACTGGAACCACAACCTGTTCTGGCGGACCATGAAGAAGGGCGGCGGCGGCAAGCCGGGCGGCGAGCTGCTCAAGCGGATCGAGCACGACTTCGGCAGCTATGAGACCTTCACCGAGCAGTTCAAGCAGGCCGGCGTCACCCAGTTCGGCTCCGGCTGGGCGTGGCTGTCGCTGGCCGGCGACAAGCTGAAGGTGTCCAAGACGGCGAACGGCTCCAACCCGCTGGTCGACGGCGCCACCCCGCTGCTGGGCGTGGACGTGTGGGAGCACGCCTACTACCTCGACTACCGCAACCGTCGCCCGGACTACCTGTCGGCCTTCCTGAACCACCTGGTGGACTGGGAAGCCGTCGAGGCCGAACTGAACAAGGCCACCAGCTGA
- the minE gene encoding cell division topological specificity factor MinE yields the protein MNLLDRIFGRPPKNTAVEAKDRLKILLAHERVNTGAPDFLPMMKQEILEVIRKYIAIDKDQVKVHMQRQQGVSVLELEVELPQGGQPPKTASLSPA from the coding sequence ATGAATCTGCTCGACCGGATCTTCGGCCGGCCGCCGAAGAATACGGCTGTCGAGGCCAAGGACAGGCTGAAGATCCTGCTCGCCCACGAGCGGGTCAATACCGGCGCGCCGGATTTCCTGCCGATGATGAAGCAGGAAATCCTTGAGGTGATCCGGAAATACATCGCGATCGACAAGGACCAGGTGAAGGTCCACATGCAGCGTCAGCAGGGCGTTTCCGTGCTGGAGCTGGAAGTGGAGCTTCCCCAGGGCGGCCAGCCCCCCAAGACCGCGAGCCTGAGCCCGGCCTGA
- the secF gene encoding protein translocase subunit SecF, protein MAYRLRLVPEGLNVPFFRYRWPFFIWSAVVLVATILLVAINGLNFGIDFKGGTVIEVEMPAPADLGRMRSTIDQLGLGASELQTAGSNRDVLIRLEASEDQDEQRARIAQVKDALNAEFGEGIVYKRQEFVGPKVSGELLMNGVWAVLISVVGVLAYLWFRFEWQYGIGALAALIHDVSAGIGIYAITGMEFNLTSIAALLMIVGYSLNDTVVIYDRIRENLRRYKAMPIEQLLDRSVNETMARTLATALTTLLALISLFLLGGPVIRDFTVIMIVGVVVGVYSTIYIASPVLYYLNLRSTGSAPSKSVPVHAKG, encoded by the coding sequence ATGGCCTACCGTCTCCGCCTGGTCCCCGAGGGCCTTAACGTCCCGTTCTTCCGCTACCGCTGGCCGTTCTTCATCTGGTCGGCGGTGGTCCTGGTCGCCACCATTTTGCTGGTGGCGATCAACGGGCTGAACTTCGGCATCGACTTCAAGGGCGGCACCGTCATCGAGGTGGAGATGCCGGCGCCGGCCGATCTCGGCCGGATGCGCAGCACCATCGACCAACTCGGGCTCGGCGCCAGCGAGCTGCAGACCGCCGGCAGCAACCGCGACGTCCTGATCCGCCTGGAGGCCTCGGAGGACCAGGACGAGCAGCGCGCCCGGATCGCGCAGGTGAAGGATGCGCTGAACGCCGAGTTCGGCGAGGGCATCGTCTACAAGCGCCAGGAATTCGTCGGGCCGAAGGTCAGCGGCGAATTGCTGATGAACGGCGTCTGGGCGGTGCTGATCTCGGTGGTGGGCGTGCTGGCCTATCTCTGGTTCCGCTTCGAGTGGCAGTACGGCATCGGCGCCCTGGCGGCGCTGATCCACGACGTCTCGGCGGGGATCGGGATCTATGCCATCACCGGCATGGAGTTCAACCTGACCTCGATCGCGGCCCTGTTGATGATCGTCGGCTACTCGCTGAACGACACCGTGGTGATCTACGACCGGATCCGCGAGAACCTCCGGCGCTACAAGGCGATGCCGATCGAGCAGCTCTTGGACCGCTCGGTCAACGAGACCATGGCGCGGACCCTGGCGACCGCGCTCACCACGCTGCTGGCGCTGATCTCGCTGTTCCTGCTGGGCGGCCCCGTCATCCGCGACTTCACGGTGATCATGATCGTGGGCGTGGTGGTTGGCGTCTACTCGACGATCTACATCGCCTCGCCGGTGCTCTACTACCTCAACCTGCGCTCGACGGGATCGGCGCCGTCCAAATCGGTGCCGGTGCACGCCAAGGGCTGA
- the minC gene encoding septum site-determining protein MinC: MSSRTQPFQIRGSLQTLLSLRLVEPHDPEFFGKFLDKIAHSPDFFRNAPIVLDASPVASLAPIDFVAFVAKLREHRIIPVGLQNGSAEWNEAAVQAGLAILPEGRNAEPTKPKEAAPEAVLPSGPAHRAASPALLIREPVRGGQQIYAPDGDIIVVGQVGHGAELIAGGHIHVYGSLRGRAFAGIDGDENAMIFCDQLDAELLSIAGIHMVNEEFDERLLKKRAKVACDGEKLVVAPLP; this comes from the coding sequence ATGTCGTCGCGCACCCAGCCGTTCCAGATCCGCGGCAGCTTGCAGACGCTCCTGTCGTTGCGGCTCGTCGAGCCGCACGACCCGGAGTTCTTCGGCAAGTTCCTCGACAAGATCGCGCACAGCCCGGACTTCTTCCGGAACGCGCCGATCGTGCTCGACGCCTCGCCGGTGGCCAGCCTGGCTCCGATCGACTTCGTCGCCTTCGTGGCCAAGCTGCGCGAGCACCGGATCATCCCGGTGGGCCTGCAGAACGGCTCCGCGGAGTGGAACGAGGCGGCGGTGCAGGCCGGCCTGGCGATCCTGCCCGAAGGCCGCAACGCGGAACCGACCAAGCCCAAGGAAGCGGCGCCGGAAGCGGTGCTCCCCTCCGGCCCGGCCCACCGGGCCGCTTCCCCGGCGCTCCTGATCCGGGAGCCGGTGCGCGGCGGCCAGCAGATCTATGCGCCGGATGGCGACATCATCGTGGTGGGGCAGGTCGGCCACGGCGCCGAGCTGATCGCCGGCGGCCACATCCATGTCTACGGCTCGCTGCGCGGCCGGGCGTTCGCCGGAATCGACGGCGACGAGAATGCCATGATCTTCTGTGACCAGCTGGATGCGGAGCTGCTTTCGATTGCCGGCATCCACATGGTCAACGAAGAATTCGACGAGCGTCTTCTGAAAAAGCGCGCCAAGGTGGCGTGCGACGGCGAGAAGCTGGTCGTGGCTCCCCTGCCCTGA
- a CDS encoding phytoene/squalene synthase family protein, with translation MNLGLDPSLTHELHRDDPDRFWCLVPVPPAARPPVAALLAFNQELGRVAEQVTQPMAGFIRLQWWREAIEEARAGRARRQPVAQALPLIQAAGLPDERLEGLVDARERELDEAPITDLEELKAHVRATAGALQAGVATLTGGEAERARRIGTAYGLVGILRATGHLAAGGRCLLPADLLESHGVSRSAVLAGETGEGLRAVARQVAQAAEAEMRGLRPRRGEAATPLLLITRHQLRALGAAEYDPFAAASIGRPRHLALRLLLLQGLGW, from the coding sequence TTGAACCTAGGCCTCGACCCCTCGCTGACCCACGAACTCCATCGCGACGACCCGGACCGCTTCTGGTGCCTGGTGCCGGTTCCACCCGCGGCCCGGCCGCCGGTGGCGGCGCTCCTGGCGTTCAACCAGGAGCTGGGGCGGGTCGCCGAGCAGGTGACCCAGCCCATGGCCGGCTTCATCCGCCTGCAATGGTGGCGGGAGGCGATCGAGGAGGCCCGTGCCGGCCGTGCCAGGCGCCAGCCGGTCGCCCAGGCCCTGCCGCTGATCCAGGCGGCGGGGCTGCCCGACGAGCGGCTGGAAGGCCTGGTCGATGCCCGCGAGCGCGAACTCGACGAGGCTCCAATCACCGATCTGGAGGAGCTGAAGGCCCATGTCCGGGCCACTGCCGGCGCCCTGCAGGCGGGGGTGGCCACCCTTACCGGCGGCGAGGCCGAACGGGCGCGGCGGATCGGAACCGCTTACGGGCTGGTCGGGATCCTGCGGGCGACCGGCCATCTGGCCGCCGGCGGGCGCTGCCTGCTGCCGGCCGACCTGCTGGAGAGCCATGGCGTCAGCCGCAGCGCGGTGCTGGCCGGCGAGACGGGGGAAGGGCTGCGGGCGGTGGCACGGCAGGTGGCCCAGGCGGCGGAAGCGGAAATGCGCGGACTGCGGCCAAGGCGCGGCGAGGCGGCCACCCCGCTCCTGCTGATCACCCGGCACCAGCTGCGCGCCCTTGGGGCCGCCGAATATGATCCGTTCGCCGCGGCCTCCATCGGGCGGCCGCGCCATCTCGCCCTGCGCCTGCTCCTGCTTCAGGGCCTGGGATGGTGA
- a CDS encoding Mth938-like domain-containing protein → MEVTPLLPEGRQVVQSYRDDGFTIAGERHQGSVLVLPDRTIAWPVTRFDEVTEEALEPLLSAPQPPEVLVLGSGSGFRMIDPRLRQRLRARGVVVECMATPAACRTFNVLLVEDRKVAAALITIGS, encoded by the coding sequence ATGGAAGTGACGCCCCTGCTGCCGGAGGGCCGGCAGGTCGTCCAGTCCTACCGGGATGACGGCTTCACCATCGCCGGCGAGCGCCACCAGGGCTCAGTCCTGGTGCTGCCCGACCGGACCATCGCCTGGCCGGTCACCCGCTTCGACGAGGTGACGGAGGAGGCGCTGGAGCCGCTCCTGAGCGCTCCCCAGCCGCCCGAGGTGCTGGTGCTGGGAAGCGGCAGCGGCTTTCGCATGATCGACCCGCGCCTGCGCCAGCGCCTGCGCGCCCGGGGCGTCGTGGTCGAGTGCATGGCAACCCCGGCGGCCTGCCGGACCTTCAACGTGCTGCTGGTGGAGGACCGCAAGGTCGCCGCCGCGCTGATCACGATCGGAAGCTGA
- the minD gene encoding septum site-determining protein MinD, giving the protein MSKVIVVTSGKGGVGKTTSAAAIATGLAMRGMKTVVIDFDVGLRNLDLIMGCERRVVFDFINVINDGVRLNQALIKDKRVENLSILPTSQTKDKEALKQEGVQKVLDELKGEFDYIICDSPAGIERGAMMALYFADEAIIVTNPEVSSVRDSDRILGILNSKSRRAELGLDPVKQHLLVTRYDPERVVKGEMLKMDDIIEILAIPVLGVIPQCPSVLSASNVGMPVILDEKSKASEAYKDAVSRLMGEEAELRFLQPEKKSFFERLFRRSA; this is encoded by the coding sequence TTGTCCAAGGTCATCGTCGTCACCTCGGGCAAAGGCGGGGTCGGTAAGACCACGTCGGCCGCCGCGATCGCGACCGGTCTCGCCATGCGCGGCATGAAGACCGTCGTGATCGATTTCGACGTGGGCCTGCGCAATCTCGATCTGATCATGGGTTGCGAGCGCCGGGTCGTGTTCGACTTCATCAACGTCATCAACGATGGCGTGCGCCTCAACCAGGCCCTCATCAAGGACAAGCGGGTCGAGAATCTCAGCATCCTGCCGACCTCGCAGACCAAGGACAAGGAGGCCCTGAAGCAGGAGGGCGTCCAGAAGGTCCTGGACGAGCTCAAGGGCGAGTTCGACTACATCATCTGCGACAGCCCGGCCGGCATCGAGCGGGGCGCCATGATGGCGCTCTACTTCGCCGACGAGGCGATCATCGTCACCAACCCGGAAGTCAGCTCGGTCCGCGACAGCGACCGGATCCTGGGCATCCTGAACTCGAAGAGCCGGCGCGCCGAGCTCGGCCTGGACCCGGTCAAGCAGCACCTGCTGGTCACCCGCTACGACCCGGAGCGCGTGGTCAAGGGCGAGATGCTGAAGATGGACGACATCATCGAGATCCTGGCGATCCCGGTGCTGGGCGTCATCCCGCAGTGCCCGTCGGTGCTCTCCGCCAGCAATGTCGGCATGCCGGTGATCCTGGACGAGAAGTCCAAGGCTTCCGAGGCCTACAAGGATGCGGTATCGAGGCTGATGGGTGAGGAGGCGGAGCTGCGCTTCCTGCAGCCCGAGAAGAAGAGCTTCTTCGAGCGTCTGTTCAGGAGGTCGGCATGA
- the argE gene encoding acetylornithine deacetylase, with translation MTGRWPSAEEWLARLVGFPTIAGGSNLDLVEHVRDALDQIGIPASLGYDPTGTKADLLFTIGRQDEPGVLLSAHSDVVPVAGQAWTSDPFTLACREDRLVGRGACDMKGFIACVLASVPMMQSAALHWPIHVGISYDEELGCKGAPALLERIRAELHHLPAGCVVGEPTGMRLVDAHKGKGGWRCTITGRSGHSALTHQGVNAVIAAAELIQHIQGMHQGFRRNGPFVDGFEPDHTTASVGRIEGGGQLNIIPEGCEFAFEFRTVPGERPEQWLARVIEHAERQMLPGMRAIAAEADITFSELISYPGLAPAPGSPFRRMVEDLAEPGAAGKVAYGTDGGVIASAGIPTLVCGPGQMSVAHKPDEYVSKGQLDRCLRFLEGLASASTRQEPLLAD, from the coding sequence ATGACCGGCAGATGGCCTTCGGCCGAGGAGTGGCTGGCGCGGCTGGTGGGGTTCCCCACGATCGCCGGGGGCTCCAACCTGGATCTGGTCGAGCATGTCCGCGACGCCCTCGACCAGATCGGGATCCCTGCCTCGCTCGGCTACGACCCGACCGGAACCAAGGCCGACCTGCTGTTCACCATCGGCCGGCAGGACGAACCGGGCGTGCTGCTCTCGGCTCATTCCGACGTGGTGCCGGTGGCAGGGCAGGCCTGGACCAGCGACCCGTTCACCCTGGCCTGCCGGGAGGACCGGCTGGTCGGGCGGGGAGCCTGCGACATGAAGGGCTTCATCGCCTGCGTCCTGGCTTCGGTGCCCATGATGCAGTCGGCGGCCCTGCACTGGCCGATCCATGTCGGCATCTCCTATGACGAGGAACTGGGCTGCAAGGGCGCGCCGGCGCTGCTGGAGCGGATCCGCGCCGAACTGCACCACCTGCCGGCCGGCTGCGTGGTCGGGGAGCCCACCGGGATGCGGCTCGTCGACGCCCACAAGGGCAAGGGCGGCTGGCGCTGCACGATCACCGGCCGGTCCGGCCACTCGGCGCTGACCCACCAGGGCGTCAACGCAGTGATCGCCGCCGCGGAACTGATCCAGCACATCCAGGGGATGCACCAGGGCTTCCGGCGCAACGGCCCGTTCGTGGACGGGTTCGAGCCGGACCATACCACCGCCTCGGTCGGCCGGATCGAGGGAGGCGGCCAGCTCAACATCATTCCGGAGGGCTGCGAGTTCGCGTTCGAGTTCCGCACGGTGCCGGGCGAGCGGCCGGAGCAATGGCTCGCCCGGGTCATCGAGCATGCCGAGCGCCAGATGCTGCCGGGCATGCGGGCGATCGCGGCGGAAGCGGACATCACCTTCTCGGAGCTGATCTCCTACCCCGGCCTGGCCCCGGCCCCCGGCAGTCCCTTCCGGCGCATGGTCGAGGACCTGGCCGAGCCGGGCGCCGCCGGGAAGGTCGCCTATGGCACCGATGGCGGCGTGATCGCCAGCGCCGGCATCCCCACGCTGGTCTGCGGCCCGGGCCAGATGAGCGTCGCGCACAAGCCCGACGAATATGTCAGCAAAGGCCAGCTCGACCGCTGCCTGCGCTTCCTGGAGGGACTGGCCAGCGCCAGCACACGCCAGGAGCCGCTCCTGGCGGACTGA
- the secD gene encoding protein translocase subunit SecD: MLNQSPWKVTLVLLVCLAGLIFAFPNLFSRDTVEQWPGFLPKSQINLGLDLQGGAYLLLEVDSEAVVQERMEELTNEVRVALRGAGIGYQGLGVVRDAVTFRLTDPSQRDAAMEALAPLNGPAGSGTSGSMFAPGTLGGMELDIQGQPDGRISLALSEAGSSSRITAAITQSLEIVRRRIDELGTREASVQRQGENRIVVQVPGESSPESIKRLLGQTAKLTFHFLDLDTPVSEARAGRLPPGTMLLGSDELGSDGQPIQYVVRRQVVVGGESLVDAQPTLQDNQAVVSFRFDSAGGRKFGQATQQNVGQLLAIVLDNKVISAPRVNEPILGGSGIISGNFTFQSATELAVLLRAGALPAPLDVIEERSVGPELGADSIRSGVLACIVAGIAVFTFMLVYYGPVFGLIANLALVVNLILVLAIMSFLGATLTLPGIAGIVLVIGAAVDSNVLIYERIHEEVKNGRSPIASLDVGFNEAMRTIVDSNLTSLIAGIALFIFGTGPVKGFAVTHSIGIVTTMFTAVTFTRMIVAYWYKWRRPKVIPL, encoded by the coding sequence GTGCTGAACCAGTCGCCCTGGAAGGTCACGCTCGTCCTGCTCGTCTGCCTCGCAGGGCTGATCTTCGCGTTCCCCAACCTGTTCAGCCGTGACACGGTGGAGCAGTGGCCGGGCTTCCTGCCCAAGTCCCAGATCAACCTGGGTCTCGACCTCCAAGGCGGCGCCTACCTGCTGCTCGAGGTCGATTCCGAGGCGGTGGTCCAGGAACGGATGGAGGAGCTGACCAACGAGGTGCGCGTCGCCCTGCGCGGCGCCGGCATCGGCTACCAGGGGCTGGGCGTGGTCCGCGACGCGGTCACCTTCCGCCTGACCGATCCCTCGCAGCGTGACGCCGCCATGGAGGCGCTGGCGCCGCTGAACGGGCCTGCCGGCAGCGGCACGAGCGGCTCGATGTTCGCGCCGGGCACGCTCGGCGGCATGGAGCTCGACATCCAGGGCCAGCCCGACGGCCGGATCTCCCTGGCCCTGAGCGAGGCCGGCAGCTCCTCGCGCATCACCGCCGCGATCACCCAGTCGCTGGAGATCGTGCGCCGGCGCATCGACGAGCTCGGCACCCGCGAGGCCTCGGTGCAGCGCCAGGGCGAGAACCGGATCGTCGTGCAGGTCCCGGGCGAGAGCAGCCCGGAATCGATCAAGCGCCTGCTCGGCCAGACCGCCAAGCTGACCTTCCACTTCCTCGACCTCGACACCCCGGTGAGCGAGGCCCGCGCCGGCCGCCTGCCGCCCGGAACCATGCTGCTCGGCAGCGACGAACTCGGCTCGGACGGGCAGCCGATCCAGTACGTGGTCCGCCGCCAGGTGGTGGTGGGCGGCGAGAGCCTGGTCGATGCCCAGCCGACCCTGCAGGACAACCAGGCAGTGGTGAGCTTCCGCTTCGACAGCGCCGGCGGCCGCAAGTTCGGTCAGGCCACCCAGCAGAATGTCGGCCAGCTGCTCGCGATCGTGCTCGACAACAAGGTGATCTCCGCACCGCGGGTGAACGAGCCGATCCTGGGCGGGTCGGGGATCATCAGCGGCAACTTCACCTTCCAGAGCGCCACCGAGCTGGCGGTGCTGCTGCGCGCCGGCGCCCTGCCGGCGCCGCTCGACGTGATCGAGGAACGCTCGGTCGGGCCGGAACTGGGTGCGGATTCGATCCGCTCCGGCGTGCTCGCCTGCATCGTCGCGGGCATCGCCGTGTTCACGTTCATGCTGGTCTATTACGGGCCGGTGTTCGGGCTGATCGCCAACCTGGCCCTGGTGGTGAACCTGATCCTGGTGCTGGCGATCATGAGCTTCCTGGGCGCCACCCTGACCCTGCCCGGCATCGCCGGCATCGTGCTGGTGATCGGCGCCGCCGTGGACAGCAACGTGCTGATCTACGAGCGCATCCACGAGGAGGTGAAGAACGGCCGTTCGCCGATCGCCTCCCTCGACGTGGGCTTCAACGAGGCGATGCGCACGATCGTGGACAGCAACCTGACCTCGCTGATCGCCGGCATCGCCCTGTTCATCTTCGGCACCGGACCGGTGAAGGGCTTCGCGGTGACCCACTCGATCGGCATCGTGACGACCATGTTCACCGCGGTGACCTTCACCCGCATGATCGTCGCCTACTGGTATAAATGGCGCCGGCCCAAGGTCATTCCGCTATGA
- a CDS encoding ATP-binding protein — translation MEADPNVLARIAAALERLAPPPPPTPDLSAHDAFVWENSTLRPVPRVARVDLELLQGIDRVRDILLDNTTRFARGMPANNALLWGARGMGKSSLVKAMHAAINRDDPGCLLLVEIHREEIETLPRLLAILRDSGRRALIFCDDLSFDQGETSYKSLKAVLEGGLEGRPDNVLFYATSNRRHLMSRQMIENERQTALIPSEAVEEKVSLSDRFGLWLGFHPCSQDVYLTMVQGYVQRLGIRIEPEELRRQAIEWATTRGSRSGRVAMQFVQDLAGRSGVSLEGL, via the coding sequence ATGGAAGCCGATCCGAACGTCCTGGCCCGCATCGCCGCCGCGCTGGAGCGGCTGGCCCCGCCTCCCCCGCCCACGCCCGACCTGTCCGCCCATGACGCGTTCGTCTGGGAAAACTCGACCCTGCGGCCGGTGCCCAGGGTGGCGCGGGTCGACCTGGAACTGCTGCAGGGCATCGACCGGGTACGCGACATCCTCCTGGACAACACCACCCGCTTCGCCAGGGGCATGCCTGCCAACAACGCCCTGCTCTGGGGTGCGCGCGGCATGGGCAAGAGCTCGCTGGTCAAGGCGATGCACGCGGCGATCAACCGGGACGACCCTGGCTGCCTGCTCCTGGTCGAGATCCATCGCGAGGAGATCGAGACCCTGCCCCGGCTCCTGGCGATCCTGCGCGACAGCGGCCGCCGGGCGCTGATCTTCTGCGACGACCTGTCGTTCGACCAGGGCGAGACCAGCTACAAGTCGCTGAAGGCGGTGCTGGAAGGGGGGCTGGAGGGGCGGCCCGACAACGTCCTGTTCTATGCGACCTCCAACCGCCGGCACCTGATGTCGCGGCAGATGATCGAGAACGAGCGACAGACTGCCCTGATCCCGAGCGAGGCGGTCGAGGAGAAGGTGTCGCTGTCCGACCGGTTCGGCCTGTGGCTGGGCTTCCATCCCTGCTCGCAGGACGTCTACCTGACCATGGTCCAGGGCTACGTGCAGCGCCTGGGCATCAGGATCGAGCCGGAGGAGCTGCGCCGCCAGGCGATCGAGTGGGCAACCACGCGCGGCTCGCGGTCCGGCCGCGTCGCCATGCAGTTCGTCCAGGACCTGGCCGGTCGTTCCGGCGTGTCGCTCGAAGGGCTCTAG